The proteins below are encoded in one region of Vibrio sp. ED004:
- a CDS encoding MATE family efflux transporter — protein sequence MHRYKEESSNLIKLATPVLIASVAQTGMGFVDTVMAGGVSAIDMAAVSIAASIWLPSILFGVGLLMALVPVVAQLNGSGRQVKIPFEIQQGAFLALVISLPIIGVLFQTQLILEWMDIEQLMAEKTIGYMNAVMFAVPAFLLFQTLRSFTDGMSLTKPAMVIGFIGLLLNIPLNWMFVYGKLGAPALGGVGCGVATAIVYWVMFALLFAYVLTSKRLAKINIFGTFHKPQLKAQIRLFRLGFPVAAAIFFEVTLFAVVSLLVAPLGSLIVAAHQVAINFSSLVFMIPMSIGAAVSIRVGHKLGENNTEGAKIATHVGIIVGLVTALMTAALTAIFREQVSLLYTENTAVITVAMQLLLFAAVYQCTDAIQVIAAGALRGYKDMRSIFNITFVAYWLLGLPIGYILGMTDWIVEPMGAHGFWVGFIIGLSSAATMLGMRLHWMHKQSDEVQLEFSSR from the coding sequence GTGCATCGTTACAAAGAAGAATCCTCGAATCTAATTAAACTTGCGACCCCAGTATTGATCGCATCCGTTGCACAAACTGGAATGGGTTTTGTTGATACCGTAATGGCCGGTGGCGTAAGTGCTATCGATATGGCGGCGGTTTCGATTGCAGCAAGTATCTGGCTACCATCAATCTTATTTGGTGTTGGCCTATTGATGGCGTTGGTTCCTGTCGTTGCACAACTGAATGGTTCTGGTCGACAAGTAAAAATTCCATTTGAAATTCAACAAGGCGCATTTTTAGCGCTCGTCATCTCTCTTCCAATCATTGGCGTGCTGTTCCAGACACAATTGATATTGGAGTGGATGGACATTGAACAACTCATGGCAGAAAAGACCATAGGTTATATGAACGCGGTGATGTTCGCTGTACCTGCATTTTTGCTGTTCCAAACCTTGAGAAGCTTTACCGATGGAATGTCTTTAACTAAGCCTGCAATGGTGATTGGTTTTATTGGCTTGCTATTAAACATCCCGCTTAACTGGATGTTCGTATACGGAAAGCTTGGTGCTCCTGCCTTGGGTGGTGTTGGTTGTGGCGTTGCAACGGCTATCGTGTACTGGGTGATGTTTGCACTGCTGTTCGCTTACGTTTTAACTTCAAAACGTTTAGCGAAAATCAACATCTTCGGTACGTTCCATAAGCCGCAACTTAAAGCTCAGATTCGCCTGTTTAGACTTGGCTTCCCAGTCGCGGCCGCTATCTTCTTCGAGGTAACCTTGTTTGCCGTTGTTTCCTTGTTGGTTGCCCCACTTGGCTCATTGATTGTTGCCGCGCACCAAGTTGCGATCAACTTCTCTTCACTAGTCTTCATGATTCCAATGAGTATTGGTGCCGCCGTGAGTATTCGTGTTGGCCATAAGCTAGGTGAAAACAATACCGAAGGTGCGAAGATCGCGACACACGTGGGCATCATTGTTGGTTTAGTGACTGCATTAATGACGGCAGCATTGACGGCCATTTTCAGAGAGCAGGTTTCATTACTGTACACAGAGAATACCGCGGTAATTACCGTTGCAATGCAATTACTGTTGTTCGCAGCGGTTTATCAATGTACCGACGCCATTCAAGTTATCGCTGCAGGTGCTTTGCGTGGCTACAAAGACATGCGATCGATCTTCAATATTACCTTTGTGGCTTACTGGTTGCTTGGTCTTCCTATCGGCTACATCTTAGGAATGACAGATTGGATTGTTGAGCCTATGGGAGCACACGGTTTCTGGGTTGGCTTCATAATTGGTCTATCTTCAGCAGCGACCATGCTTGGTATGCGCCTTCATTGGATGCATAAACAAAGTGATGAGGTGCAACTGGAGTTCAGTTCTCGATAA
- a CDS encoding fructosamine kinase family protein, producing the protein MWQAISQQLSDTLLFNFQITERTKVSGGDINDCYMISDGNERYFVKVNQREFLPKFEIEAENLRLLRNTSTVYVPELVLIGKTKECSFIILNYLPTKPLETGNNSFDFGVQLAQLHQWGEQKEFGCDQDNYIGSTLQPNPWHKKWGRFFSEQRIGFQLQLLKEKGIKFGDIDDIVDVVNMRLAGHNPRPSLLHGDLWNGNVANSAFGPICYDPACYWGDHECDLALTELFEGFPKEFYEGYQSVMPLDVGYTDRKDIYNLYHLLNHCNQFGGHYLAQTEACIQKIQAV; encoded by the coding sequence ATGTGGCAGGCCATTTCTCAACAGCTTTCAGATACGCTTTTGTTCAACTTTCAGATTACTGAACGTACGAAGGTCTCTGGTGGTGACATTAACGATTGCTATATGATCAGTGATGGTAATGAACGTTACTTTGTTAAAGTGAATCAGCGTGAATTTCTACCCAAGTTTGAAATTGAAGCTGAGAACCTGCGTTTATTAAGAAATACCTCCACCGTGTATGTGCCCGAGCTTGTTCTTATTGGGAAAACCAAAGAGTGCTCGTTCATTATCCTCAATTATTTACCAACCAAACCACTAGAAACGGGCAACAACAGTTTCGATTTTGGTGTTCAACTTGCCCAGCTTCACCAATGGGGAGAGCAAAAAGAGTTTGGTTGCGATCAAGACAACTACATCGGCAGTACCCTTCAGCCTAATCCGTGGCATAAAAAATGGGGACGTTTTTTCTCAGAGCAACGTATCGGTTTTCAACTTCAACTGCTGAAAGAGAAAGGCATTAAGTTTGGTGACATCGACGATATTGTTGACGTGGTGAATATGCGACTTGCAGGCCACAACCCTCGCCCTTCTTTGCTTCACGGCGATCTTTGGAATGGCAATGTCGCTAACTCTGCGTTTGGCCCAATTTGCTACGACCCGGCTTGTTACTGGGGTGACCATGAGTGTGACTTGGCGTTAACCGAATTGTTCGAAGGTTTCCCTAAAGAGTTTTATGAAGGTTACCAAAGCGTCATGCCGCTCGACGTTGGCTATACTGATCGAAAAGATATTTATAACTTGTACCATCTTCTCAATCACTGTAATCAATTTGGCGGTCATTACTTGGCACAAACCGAAGCGTGTATTCAGAAGATTCAAGCCGTTTAA
- a CDS encoding OmpA family protein yields MKKLKNYIALSLSVLVLGCTSYPEQGTGGLAESYDSINYQNSDFSPVMPDEPLGPEHGLRFDWQLAKLHLDALIQEGARWCFPAAVVQAIEKQNRIARELQGGLLLDAANDLVIQRKRLNELEVQLDYVTSQARCEPPKNENQFRMQLSVIEQLYDLLNVDNQFAQDSTEVNPKYMGKLAEASYILKENKSLDLIVTGHADATGTEEYNDKLALGRAKQVERYLTIFGLSPQRIKAVSVGETVPLFDGETAGTLLTNRRVSIEIISPKNAAKMGGAL; encoded by the coding sequence ATGAAAAAACTTAAAAACTACATAGCCCTTTCTCTGTCTGTCCTAGTTCTGGGTTGCACAAGTTACCCAGAACAAGGCACCGGAGGTTTAGCGGAAAGTTACGACTCGATTAACTATCAGAACTCTGACTTCTCTCCTGTCATGCCCGACGAGCCGCTTGGTCCTGAACACGGACTACGTTTTGATTGGCAACTCGCAAAACTACATTTAGATGCCTTAATCCAAGAAGGTGCCCGCTGGTGCTTCCCTGCTGCCGTTGTTCAAGCCATCGAAAAGCAAAATCGTATCGCACGAGAACTGCAAGGTGGTCTGTTACTGGACGCTGCCAACGACCTTGTTATCCAAAGAAAACGCCTTAACGAACTTGAAGTCCAACTCGACTACGTCACATCGCAAGCACGCTGTGAACCGCCAAAAAATGAAAACCAATTCCGTATGCAGTTGTCTGTGATTGAACAGCTGTATGACCTGTTAAATGTTGATAACCAATTCGCGCAAGACTCTACCGAAGTGAATCCTAAGTACATGGGGAAACTGGCTGAAGCGTCTTACATTCTAAAAGAAAACAAATCGTTAGACTTAATTGTAACCGGACACGCAGATGCGACAGGCACTGAAGAATACAACGATAAATTAGCACTTGGACGAGCAAAACAGGTCGAACGTTACCTCACTATCTTTGGCCTTAGCCCACAACGAATCAAGGCTGTGTCTGTGGGTGAAACGGTACCGCTTTTTGATGGTGAAACCGCAGGTACTCTACTAACTAACCGCCGAGTGAGCATTGAAATTATCTCGCCTAAGAACGCAGCGAAGATGGGAGGTGCACTATGA
- a CDS encoding DNA ligase, which yields MMRLTKLAVATLLAFSLPSHSSYLPPEQLVLANTYKQGIDVSEYWTSEKLDGIRALWDGKHLYTRNGNRIYAPKWFTESLPEVHLEGELWAGRGKFHLVQSTVLDHTPSDTAWLQIDFMLFDMPGAAGDYQKRYYNILHWVSVIDESHVGYVEHSPIKNEETLFHQLDNVDERDGEGLMLRKITSRYQAGRSNDLLKLKRHHDAEATVIGYKTGTGKYKGMMGSILVHNEQGVEFYIGSGFTDKMRLSPPEIGSRITFRYNGLTQNGKPKFARFVREKSDY from the coding sequence ATGATGAGATTAACCAAACTGGCGGTTGCAACACTCTTGGCATTTTCATTGCCATCTCACTCATCTTATTTACCGCCTGAACAGTTAGTATTAGCCAATACCTATAAACAGGGGATAGATGTCTCTGAGTATTGGACGAGTGAGAAACTCGATGGTATTCGAGCTTTATGGGATGGAAAGCATCTTTATACAAGAAATGGTAATCGAATTTACGCACCAAAGTGGTTTACAGAGAGCTTGCCAGAAGTGCACTTAGAGGGAGAGCTTTGGGCTGGACGAGGGAAATTCCATCTTGTTCAATCAACGGTGTTAGATCACACACCTAGTGATACCGCTTGGCTACAGATCGACTTCATGCTGTTCGATATGCCAGGTGCAGCCGGAGATTACCAAAAGCGTTATTACAACATATTGCATTGGGTGAGCGTGATCGATGAATCACACGTCGGTTATGTTGAACATTCACCCATTAAGAATGAAGAAACGTTGTTTCACCAACTAGACAACGTAGATGAGCGAGACGGCGAGGGTTTGATGCTTCGCAAGATCACTAGCCGTTATCAAGCAGGTCGCAGCAATGACTTATTAAAACTCAAAAGGCACCATGATGCTGAAGCCACAGTGATTGGTTATAAAACCGGAACGGGCAAATACAAAGGAATGATGGGCTCAATCTTAGTTCACAACGAGCAGGGCGTTGAGTTTTACATTGGCAGCGGGTTTACTGACAAAATGAGATTGTCGCCACCCGAGATTGGTAGTCGTATTACTTTTCGCTACAACGGCCTCACTCAAAACGGAAAGCCAAAGTTCGCAAGGTTTGTCAGAGAGAAGAGTGACTATTGA
- a CDS encoding NlpC/P60 family protein yields MKFRKMLAVTITFATLAACSSNPSSSQLSKTAQKPLSKSEQLTTNAYMSVYEQWKGVPYHFGGTSFRGVDCSAFVQIAVQNATQQALPRTTKDQSQKGKEIAYEQATSGDLVFFKTSMTVRHVGVYLGNNQFLHASTSKGVIISRLDNPYWASKFWHFRRL; encoded by the coding sequence ATGAAATTCAGAAAAATGCTTGCAGTTACAATAACTTTCGCAACATTAGCTGCATGTAGCTCAAACCCGTCCTCCTCTCAGCTTAGTAAAACCGCACAGAAACCTTTATCAAAGTCAGAACAATTGACTACAAATGCTTATATGAGCGTGTATGAGCAGTGGAAAGGTGTGCCGTACCATTTCGGCGGAACGTCATTTAGAGGTGTAGATTGCTCCGCTTTTGTACAAATAGCCGTCCAAAATGCGACCCAACAAGCCCTACCAAGAACCACAAAAGACCAGAGCCAAAAGGGAAAAGAAATTGCGTATGAACAGGCTACGAGTGGCGATTTGGTGTTTTTTAAAACATCGATGACGGTGCGACACGTTGGCGTTTATTTAGGAAACAATCAATTCCTACATGCTTCTACATCGAAAGGTGTGATTATATCGAGGCTGGACAACCCTTATTGGGCTTCCAAGTTTTGGCACTTTAGGCGTTTATAG
- a CDS encoding CPXCG motif-containing cysteine-rich protein translates to MHKYTEKHVSCPHCGHGINITLDASNGSQDFYDDCPACCNAIHLDMQVDEVRDRINLSIDADDEQVF, encoded by the coding sequence ATGCATAAATACACAGAGAAACATGTCTCCTGTCCGCATTGTGGGCACGGTATTAACATCACGCTTGATGCATCAAATGGTAGCCAAGACTTCTATGATGATTGTCCTGCGTGTTGCAATGCCATTCATTTGGATATGCAGGTCGACGAGGTAAGAGACAGAATCAACCTTTCGATTGATGCCGATGACGAGCAAGTATTCTGA
- a CDS encoding STAS domain-containing protein, which produces MELRKIDLNTTTLTLSIFGDLDAAGSRDAQTDIDDVISNDVHKEIEVDFSEVQFLDSSGVGAIVYMFKRLTERERNMRLENVSGQPLEIMNLLRIGHAIPVNSKNPTNS; this is translated from the coding sequence ATGGAATTACGCAAAATTGACCTAAACACAACGACACTGACTCTTTCTATTTTCGGTGATTTAGACGCAGCGGGTAGCCGCGATGCACAGACAGACATTGACGATGTGATTTCAAATGATGTTCACAAAGAGATTGAAGTCGATTTCAGTGAAGTGCAGTTTTTGGACTCTTCAGGTGTAGGTGCGATTGTTTATATGTTCAAACGCTTAACTGAACGTGAAAGAAATATGCGCCTAGAAAACGTATCAGGTCAGCCACTAGAAATTATGAATCTACTGCGTATTGGCCACGCTATCCCTGTTAACTCAAAAAATCCTACCAATTCATGA
- a CDS encoding riboflavin synthase yields MFTGIVQGMATLVAINKKESFQTHTIELSDEMVEGLAIGASVAHNGCCLTVTEISGNQIAFDLMQATLRLTNLGQLNVGDKVNVERAAKFGDEIGGHSMSGHITLMANLVDVIKTENNRTLWFELPQESMKYVLSKGYIGVDGCSLTIGEVEDNRFSVHLIPETLNRTLFGVREVGDQVNIEFDPQTQAIVDTVERVLANQK; encoded by the coding sequence ATGTTTACAGGTATCGTTCAAGGCATGGCAACACTGGTTGCTATCAACAAAAAAGAGTCGTTTCAAACTCATACCATTGAGCTAAGTGACGAAATGGTTGAAGGATTAGCCATTGGTGCTTCAGTAGCTCATAACGGTTGTTGCTTAACGGTAACGGAAATTTCAGGAAACCAGATTGCTTTTGATTTAATGCAAGCGACATTGCGACTGACGAACTTAGGCCAACTTAATGTAGGTGACAAAGTGAATGTTGAGCGTGCAGCAAAGTTTGGAGACGAAATTGGCGGGCACAGCATGTCTGGTCATATTACTCTGATGGCTAACCTAGTTGATGTGATTAAAACAGAAAACAACCGAACGCTTTGGTTCGAACTACCGCAAGAATCAATGAAGTATGTGTTGAGCAAGGGTTACATTGGTGTTGATGGTTGCTCATTAACTATTGGCGAAGTGGAAGATAACCGTTTCTCTGTTCATCTGATCCCAGAAACGCTGAATCGCACTCTGTTTGGCGTCCGTGAAGTAGGCGATCAAGTAAACATAGAGTTCGACCCTCAAACACAGGCAATTGTTGATACTGTCGAGCGCGTATTAGCGAACCAAAAATAG
- a CDS encoding DUF3802 family protein, producing the protein MVVETDGYLALIEHLSFNLDVFTNGNGDTGNESVEDIITDMISTNIMAIFEQNPELHASVRFQLLKEADAVVADLGEVLAGVWAKKATNEQIVFLDEYIALVKNLFDTAVAKYD; encoded by the coding sequence GTGGTTGTAGAAACCGATGGCTATCTAGCTTTAATCGAGCACCTATCATTCAACCTAGATGTATTTACCAATGGTAATGGTGATACAGGAAATGAAAGTGTCGAAGACATTATTACAGACATGATTTCAACGAACATCATGGCTATCTTCGAACAAAACCCTGAACTGCACGCGAGTGTACGTTTTCAACTGCTGAAAGAAGCAGACGCCGTTGTTGCGGATTTAGGTGAAGTATTGGCAGGTGTGTGGGCTAAGAAGGCGACTAACGAACAGATCGTGTTCCTAGACGAATACATCGCGTTAGTGAAAAACCTATTTGATACGGCTGTCGCTAAATACGACTAG